In Panthera tigris isolate Pti1 chromosome C1, P.tigris_Pti1_mat1.1, whole genome shotgun sequence, the following proteins share a genomic window:
- the LOC122240752 gene encoding late cornified envelope protein 3A-like, giving the protein MSCGQSQQQCWPPPKCPPKSPAQCSPPAPPPNCAPVSEGVCGRSSGGGCCLGHRRRHGSRRCRRHSSNSCDGGGGLQSGGSWCGHGSGGGC; this is encoded by the coding sequence ATGTCCTGCGGGCAGAGCCAGCAGCAGTGCTGGCCCCCTCCCAAGTGCCCCCCGAAAAGCCCAGCACAGTGCtcgcccccagcccccccccccaactgtgCTCCAGTCTCCGAGGGCGTCTGTGGCCGCAGCTCCGGAGGTGGCTGCTGCCTGGGTCACCGCAGGCGCCACGGATCCCGCAGATGCCGGCGCCACAGCTCCAACTCCTGTGACGGTGGCGGTGGGCTGCAGTCCGGGGGTTCCTGGTGTGGCCATGGCTCTGGGGGCGGCTGCTGA
- the LOC107180185 gene encoding late cornified envelope protein 3A-like, with protein MSCQQSQQQCQPPSKCPPSPKCPPKSPAQCLPPASSSCAPGSGASCDPSSGGDCCLSHRRCHGSHGGRRHSSSSCDGGSALQSGVSGCGHGSVGGC; from the coding sequence ATGTCCTGCCAGCAGAGCCAGCAGCAGTGCCAGCCTCCTTCCAAGTGCCCCCCATCGCCCAAGTGCCCCCCGAagagcccagcacagtgcttgcccccagcctcctccagctGTGCTCCAGGCTCCGGGGCCAGCTGTGACCCCAGCTCCGGGGGTGACTGCTGCCTGAGCCATCGCAGGTGCCACGGATCCCATGGAGGCCGGCGCCACAGCTCCAGCTCCTGTGATGGTGGCAGTGCGCTGCAGTCCGGGGTCTCTGGGTGTGGCCATGGCTCTGTGGGTGGTTGCTGA